The segment CGCGAGCGCCTCCTGCACGATCCGGTACGCCGACAGGTCCACCGCCTGCGGTACGTCCCCGAGGTCGGCGGCCAGCCGCAGCTCGGCCGGCACTCCGGCCCGTACGGTCGCCTCGACCAGCTGCTGGACCCGGTCCAGGCCCGGTTGCGGGGCCCGCTCGCCCTCGCTGCCGTCACTGCGCAGCACCGAGAGCAGCCGTCGCATCTCGGCGAGCGACTCGCGCGCGCTCGCCGCGATCGAGGTGAACTCCTCGCGGGCCGCGTCGGGGAGGTCGGGGATGCGGTACGGGGCCGAGTCGGCCTGCACGGTGATCACGGACATGTGGTGGGCCACGACGTCGTGCAGCTCGCGCGCGATCCTGGCCCGCTCCTCCAGGAGGGTGCGGCGGGCGCGTTCGGCCTCGCTGATGGTCTCCTGCTCGACGAGCCGCCGCTGGGCGTCGCCACGCGCGCGTACCGCCGAGGTGAGGAGGAGCAGCACCCCGCTGAGGACCAGCAGCAGGGTGTGGAGGCTGGTGTACCCGGACGGCTTGAAGACCTCCAGGACGTACCCGGCGGCGCCGGTCGCCAGCCAGACGCCGAACAGCGCCCGGCGGGACTCGCGCAGCCCGAGCGCGATCATCAGCGCGCAGTAGCCGATGACGATCGGCGGGGTCCAGGGCCAGAATTCGGCGCGTGGGCCGTCCGCGGCGAGCAGCACGACCGCGCCGAGCACATCGGCGGCGAAGATGACCCACCAGGCCTGCAGGGGACGGGCGACAGCGAGCAGCAGCGGCGCGGTCTGCGCGGTGGCGACGGCTCCCGCGAGGCCGCCGTTGACGCCGTAGTCCCCGGCGAGCAGCAGGATCGTGCTGGGCAGGAGCGAGGCGACGAAGGCGAGGGCGACGACGTACGGCAGCAGCCGCACCCACCGTGAGGAGGCGTCGGCGAAGAGGGGCGCCCCCGGTGTGGTGGGGGTGGTGAGCGCGGTCCCGAGCCCCTGGAGCATCTCGCGTGTCCGGGTGCTGAGCTGTCGGAGGGTGGGCGGCAGCTCGTGCCGCGGTTCGGTAGCCATGACCAGCTCAGGGTAGGCAGGGGGCCGGGCCCCCGACGTCATACCGGGGACCGGGCTCGCACCTGATACCGGGGTATGACGCCGGGGCGCGGTCGCGCACCGTCCGGCTACAGCTCCGCGAGGAGTTCCGCTTTCTTCGCCGAGAACTCCTCGTCCGTCACCAGTCCCGCCTGGTGCAGTTCACCCAGGTGCCGAATCCTTTCGGCGA is part of the Streptomyces sp. NBC_00250 genome and harbors:
- a CDS encoding sensor histidine kinase — encoded protein: MATEPRHELPPTLRQLSTRTREMLQGLGTALTTPTTPGAPLFADASSRWVRLLPYVVALAFVASLLPSTILLLAGDYGVNGGLAGAVATAQTAPLLLAVARPLQAWWVIFAADVLGAVVLLAADGPRAEFWPWTPPIVIGYCALMIALGLRESRRALFGVWLATGAAGYVLEVFKPSGYTSLHTLLLVLSGVLLLLTSAVRARGDAQRRLVEQETISEAERARRTLLEERARIARELHDVVAHHMSVITVQADSAPYRIPDLPDAAREEFTSIAASARESLAEMRRLLSVLRSDGSEGERAPQPGLDRVQQLVEATVRAGVPAELRLAADLGDVPQAVDLSAYRIVQEALANIVRHAPGASTRVSIRADEGWLTVLVVNGPSTEADSAVERGASGTGHGLVGMRERVRLTGGSLDTGPLPDGGFRVAARLPLTPDPMPSAATHPTPTAKDSE